A region of the Culex quinquefasciatus strain JHB chromosome 1, VPISU_Cqui_1.0_pri_paternal, whole genome shotgun sequence genome:
aacaactttttagaaattgatgtttttgcactcaacgaaaaagattgaatttattcaATTCCTAATAGTATTTTCctttgaaaattgaaagaaattctatcgttcgcaattattttgtttatcaaaattgttatccgcgcgaaatccgtgcctgagcaaaattagccagcaaatccgcgccagatccgcgcgattcgcgccatccgcgcgtTCTGCgtctccgtaacaaccctgaatattgaatgaaattttgttggtcggtattattacaatttcaaaatcattattATTCCAATTTATAAAGGGCGGCTATTTTTCCAAGAAACATTGGCTCGGTCCAAAGTAGGAAAGGTCGGCATAACAACGAAACATCTTTTTTTCTaggatttttattttctaaacatAGTACATAATTTGTCATCAACTCTTAAAGTTTACACCACAGTTGCGTATCGTAATGGAAGAAAAACCATGCATTATCAACTTCCAGATctaataaataaagaaaaattattttttttgcgaatgttTTGTTCACTTTGCATTTTGTTTCTTCTTATCATATATTATATATCTCTTCCAATATCAACTTAGTCGATCGGATTCTCGCCAGGAGAACCGACGCCTCTAATCGAACCTCCCTCCACGTCCCCGCCGGTCGGCACCTCCGAAGTCGTGCCCCGATAGACGTCCTCGTTGACCAGCCGCTGCCGTTCGATGTACATCGAGACCTTCATGTTGCGCAGCTGGTGGTTGTTGATCAGCTTGAGCAGCGCAAACACCGACAGCCCAACCCAGACGGCAAACGAAGCCCAGGCGCCAAACTGGGCGGTTCCCATCTCGATGTAGAAACCGGACGTTTGAATGTTCAGCTCGACGTTGGTGATGTTCTGGCCGTCGGCGACGTCACAGCTGGGGAAACGCTCGGTCATGTCCGAGCACCAGGTCATGAAGCCGAGGGTGATGATGATGGCGGCCACGATGGTCATTGCGCAGAGGGTTATTCCGAAGACTACGTCGAAGAATAGGGCTAGGAAGGAACTCTCCAGCTCGCGGTAAACCAGAATGGCCAATCTAGAGGAAGTAAGTGGATCTTGAATTTATACTTCTTCTACTAAACACATCTGAACACTCACCGATAGATCTGCACTCCGGACACGATAAACAGGGCCACTCCAACCAGTATCGGATAGTTGCAGTAGGTCTCCGAGGCCCACCTGACGTCGAACAGTCCGTCCGATTCCTGCCAAGTTCCGGTGGCAAACAGCAAACAGTGACCACTGCAGATAAGCAAGACCCCTTTATGAATCAGCCCCCGGAACGGCCATATCTTCAATTATATTGCGACTTACCTAAACGAGTGGACATGAACCGACAGTGGAATGAAAATGCACAGCGACAGGATGAGGGCAA
Encoded here:
- the LOC6039161 gene encoding transmembrane protein 179, which translates into the protein MALSNVLILSQVAGHVFALILSLCIFIPLSVHVHSFSGHCLLFATGTWQESDGLFDVRWASETYCNYPILVGVALFIVSGVQIYRLAILVYRELESSFLALFFDVVFGITLCAMTIVAAIIITLGFMTWCSDMTERFPSCDVADGQNITNVELNIQTSGFYIEMGTAQFGAWASFAVWVGLSVFALLKLINNHQLRNMKVSMYIERQRLVNEDVYRGTTSEVPTGGDVEGGSIRGVGSPGENPID